Sequence from the Ochrobactrum vermis genome:
AATTCATTGCCGATCTGAAAAAGGCGGCTGAGGGCGAAACCGCGAAAGAAGGCACACAGGCAAAGAATGCCGAGCCTATGCCCGATGTAACGGTTGTGCCGGTCGACGGTGGTGTGATGATCCAGCTCACCGACAAGATCGATTACGGCATGTTCACCATCGGCTCGGCCAAGCCGGATGCGCGCGTGGTGCAGATGCTGGAGCGTATCGCGCAGGTGATTTCCCGCCAGCCGGGCGAAGTCATCATCAGCGGACATACGGATGCGCGCCCGTTCAAGAGCGCGACCTATGACAATTGGCGCCTGTCCTCGGCGCGTGCGCAGATGGCGTATTACATGCTGGTTCGCGGTGGGCTTGATGAAAAGCGGGTGCTGCGTGTGGAGGGTTATGCCGACCGTCAGCCGAAGAACGCCAACGATCCGAATGCGGCTGAAAACCGCCGCATCGATATTTTCCTCAAGTCCGCTCCATGAAACAGCTTGCCATGCGTTCCTTGCTGGCATGTGTTGCAGGCTTCTCCCTGGCGGGAGCGGCTTATCCGGCCCTTGCGCAAACGCAGACACTGGCTGACACCCGCGCGCTACCGGTGCTGGAGCCCTACAAACTCGTGCGTTCGCTGCGCATGTTGCAGGATCAGGTTGTCGCCGGAAAGCCGGAAGCGGTGGTGATGCTCAACAAGCTTCTGGGCTTCGTCAGCGCGGATATGGGGCGGGCGCAAGGTGACGTCTGGAACAACCCGGAGAACGTCTATGCGGCGATCATCTATCTCTTCAATGGCGGCAATCCTGAAGCAGTGCGCAAGGTGCTTGCCGATCTGAAGACGGATGCTGTGCCGCCGGAACTGGTCAAGGGCGCATTGGCCTATGCTTCCGGCCAGACGATTGAAGTGGTGAAGCTTTTTTCGGTTCCGCTGTCATCCGATGTTCCTGCGGAACTGAAGGCATCCATTGTCCTTGTAACGGCCAGCCAGATGACCGCCTTCGATCCCGCGACGGCCTTGATGCGGCTCGATCAGGTGCGGCTCGATGCGCCGGGCACGTTGTTCGAGGAAGCTGCAATCCGTCGTTCGATGCCGATTGCAGCCAAACTCGGCGATGCCGACAAGATCAGGCTCCTGTCGCGAAACTATCTCCAGCGCTTTCCCCGTTCGCCCTATATGCGCGATTTCATGGCGCAATTTGTCGATGCTGCGGTGAAACTCAACGACCGTATCGGCAATCCGGAGCTGGCAAAGCTGATCGGCTCGGCTGATCCTGTCATGCAATACTCGCTCTATCTGCAGATCGCGCGCGGTGCGCTTGTCGATGGTCAGACGGAGCGGGCGCGGTTCATGTCGGCAGAGGCGAAAAAGCTTGCCGACAGACTGAAAGCCGATCCCACCCGCGCCAATCTCTACGCGGCGGCAAGCGATGTGGCTTCGGATTCGGCGGGCAGTGCGCTTCGCGAACTGTCGCAGATTTCACCCGACAAATTGCAGGAGCGGGACCGGAAATTGCTGAAAGCGGCCGAAGCTGTCGGCACGGTGGTAACCCGCACGCCAGACGCATTGCCGCCTGCAAAGCCGGCCCTCACCGAACAGGACGTGCCGTCGATGGCGGTGGCGGATTCGCAGGAACATCAGGCGGCAAAACCGGTACCGAATGCGGTCCCTAGCCCTGTGGCTGTCCGCCTGAAGCCGGTCAAGAACCAGCCGGAAGACGATTTGCAGAAGACGATGGAAGATGCGCGGCGCAAGCTTGCCGAGATCGATGCTTTGCTAGGAAAGACCGTTCAATGAGCGTTGATATTTTGCTGAATTCCACCAGCCGTCTTGCGTCGCTCGCGCGCACTTCCGGCCCTTCGCAGGCAAAAGCCGAAGGTGAGGGACAGGATAGTGCCGACCCGGCAAAACTGTTCAGTTCGCTCCTCGAAAAGCCGCAAGGCAAGGTCGAGAAGAAGAGTGAAAATGAAGCCAATGCCGGTTCGAATGAGGCCGATGGAAAGAAGGACGAAGGGGCGAAACCGGTGGTCGCATTCGCCTTGCCACAAAATCTCCTTTCTTTGACCGTTTCGTCGCCTGATTTGAAGGGGGAAAATCACAATTTTGCCACAGTAAATATCACCGAAAACGACGCAGAAGCCTCCGATCCCCGTTCTGCCTTAATTAAGGAAGTCGATCCGGAGCAGGTCGAAAAACAGGGTGTCGAGCTGCAAGCCGATCAGAAGAAGCGCGCCTCCGACAATGCGTCTTCGAAGAAGGCGGCTACGCCATCGGCCAGCTCCAAAACTGATCAGATAGCCAACTTGGATACACCGGAAGCGACCGGTGACAATCCAACCGAT
This genomic interval carries:
- a CDS encoding chemotaxis protein, producing the protein MKQLAMRSLLACVAGFSLAGAAYPALAQTQTLADTRALPVLEPYKLVRSLRMLQDQVVAGKPEAVVMLNKLLGFVSADMGRAQGDVWNNPENVYAAIIYLFNGGNPEAVRKVLADLKTDAVPPELVKGALAYASGQTIEVVKLFSVPLSSDVPAELKASIVLVTASQMTAFDPATALMRLDQVRLDAPGTLFEEAAIRRSMPIAAKLGDADKIRLLSRNYLQRFPRSPYMRDFMAQFVDAAVKLNDRIGNPELAKLIGSADPVMQYSLYLQIARGALVDGQTERARFMSAEAKKLADRLKADPTRANLYAAASDVASDSAGSALRELSQISPDKLQERDRKLLKAAEAVGTVVTRTPDALPPAKPALTEQDVPSMAVADSQEHQAAKPVPNAVPSPVAVRLKPVKNQPEDDLQKTMEDARRKLAEIDALLGKTVQ